The region GCAAATTAGTTTAGGATATAAATGCTGGTGGTGGGTTGAATAGATCTTTGCCAAATACTTTtccctatacaaataaacataagaagactactaataccacactgtgacAATGCTTTTTCAAATGCAAGTAAATATGTACGTATTACgcctttaaatataaatgtattagGGCTGCTAGTAACagttattttcataattaatgAATCTGTcgattattttctaaatttcttGATTAGTTGTTTGCTCTATAAAATGTCGTGAAAATTGTGTAAAAAGTAggtcagtgttttccaaagccccaGATGCCCCAGATGGCGCCCTtaactgtcttgttttgtccacaactaaAAGATAAGAACTGTCTTTTACagttcttttcttttagttgtggacaaaaaaagacaagactagTTTTATTGTCATAGAGAAGTGAAGAAAGTaggaaatattcacatttaagaatcTGGAATCAGAgatatatttacttttatttataaaaattactcaaactgtttaatcaattatcaaaataattgctgattcatttaatagttgGCAACTTATTGTTTAATCTTTGCCACTCTATAatgtattatcagcaaaatgcaCTACAAGTATGTAACATAAAGGTACTCAtttgtgcagtaaaatgtcaTAACCTACTGTTAGGTAGTTAAATCTACAGCAATGCAACATATTCCATAAGCTCATTATATGTTCGTAGCATTGCTGTCCTGTAAGAACCCCATATCTCTAAAAAGTTTTAATATGTCATCAGAAAATcagccctgttttcagctttttgaCGATGCATTATGCAGCGGatccaagaggctttttaaagacttaaTTTAGCTTTAAGAAGTAGGAGAATTGTCTCAACTCAGGAAAGGAACACTTTCTCCTTTAGTTTATCACAAACATTTAACATCTACACATCTGGAGATACATGTTcttcactggacaggaaggagATGAAAAAATCAAAGTGATCAGACAaaagtagtggagtaaaaagtaaaacctttACTTCTGCAATATAGTGgggtaaaaatataaataatcaaaacataaaaatacttataaaataaagaacaagtacctcaaatttgtacttgaaCTCAAActtgaatacatttattcattaaCATTCCAATACTAATCGTActgtatacagtgtatacaaCATGTGTAACATATTGCTTTTCTATTTTGGTagatgcttttgtccaaagcaacATCCATTactgtgttgttcttttttagCTGTCTTTGACAATAACCATGCTTGTTTGTACTAGTAGTCCTTGGGGAAGTGGGAAATTGCTGTTttacaaaaactgaaagaagGTGACGTTGTGTGTTGCAGGAGGGCTACTGGGAGTTAACCAAAGAACTGGGTGAGCTCATGAATGTCGATGCAGACCTCTTTGCCAACGTCTTCCTGAAGAACAAGGGCATCCAGTCTCTAGGTGAGAACTCTCATAACCTTTGGAAATagttgtgtcatttttttttcctctagtAGATTGGGTTTGTACTGGAAAGATACTCACAATttgaaagtaaagtaaaattttaCTTGAAAGTAAACAAGCATTAAACATACTCACGTACATAATGAAAGCACGTTACACGGAGTTAAGCTATTGCCAAAGAGCAGGTTGATCTTATTAGGGTTAAACTGATGGGAAGAAgtttcaaatgcattttaatgactcatgttgaaatgatgaaaatgtcttttattctcTAGAATCGTGTGTTTTTAGATCATTAAAATGCGTTGAAATATGACCGGTATAAAGGCTTGAAACTGAAAAGTTTCCtatagaatttaaaatcattattCAAAGTGGATATACTTAAGAGAAGAAACGTGGTGAAAAACAAGTCTGTTCTAATGCGACGCCTCTGCTTTCAACCGACTTTATTAGCATTGTAAGCCAGTAATTAAGTGAAGGAAGTGGTCATTGGTGAAGCAAGTGGTCCCCCAAATCACAATCAACATTTGTTCATCTCTCCCCCAGAACTATGCCGGCAGAGTTTAGATTTTATTTGCCCAGGTTTTAAGATTAACCTCTGCTTCCACCCCAATACAATAAAGGTAATAGATTTTTCTTCAAGTGCTCGAGTCAAAGAACAAATGATTTGAACAAATGCATTGTGtgcgtggtgtgtgtgtaggtgtgaaGGCCCATGAAGACATCCTGAAGCTGGTGGCAACTCTTCTGGTTCTGCAGCTGATGAGGGTGGAGAAGCTGAAGGAGGGCAATCTGCTCCGTACGCTCTTCTGTCTGGACGACTCGACTCAGCCGAGGTCTGTCCAAACCCAAAAATTATTCAATAAAGTTTTTCTTGGtatttgtaaaaacacatcaagtgCGTTGAGACTTGAAGGCACATCCTGCCATCAACATGCATGTCCAAAACAGGAAGTGTAGGTGTCTTATGTTAATGAAGCAAATTCTACTCAACCCTATTCACATGAGGTTATCTTAGAAATGCATGTTTGTTACAACCTACAGTAGATataaaaagttgttaaaaaacacaagctATGATGTATCCTTAATCAAGCATAAAGACTTGCATTGTCACAAGAGGAACTGTAAGAGGAAGCATATGGGAGTTTATTCAGACACaacctaaaaatgcccaatgactTTTAATGTACTTCTTAAAATTctactttttttgatttaaccCATTGTTCTCAGCCGTGAGAGTCATgtattgtaattttctttttaggaGTCAGTTCCCAGTTTAGCTACCCTGTTTTGGTAACAACTGACTTGTTCTTCCAGGCCCGAGCGGTGGGAACAGGTGAAGAGGGCGGTGGACTGGGTTTGCTGGGCTGACCGGCAGTACCCGTGCGTCTACAGCCGGTTGGAGTTTGGTGTGAGCTGGGAGACCTCCACCCGTCAGCTGCTGGGTTTCGAGGGCCTTCCTCCCTTCTCACCTCTTAGTGGTCTGAACCTGCAGAGGGCAGTAGGGAATCTAATGGTCCACTGAGCATGCCAACATAACTGAGGGAGCATGAAAAGAAGATAGTGTGAGAGAAATTTATAACGCTTTTCCGTTTTTGAGgggatttcattttcttttgtggtcTTTATTGACAAGACAGCTTGaagggagtggggggggggcacacacaGCTGTGGGTCGGATTCAAATCCACagccgctgccaaggactccGTGGGGCGCATACTCTACTGAATGAAATAGAGGTTGCACTGGGATGAGATTATTTTAGCAATTCTTTTCTGACATATGCATGATGTATACACACTTTATAGACTTAAATAACCAGCTCCAGCTGATTTCTGTAGTAATCTGATTTCTTTAACTTTACAAATACAAGaatttaagtttcttttttgATGCAGGGGTTTGGAGATTTAGCTTTCTCCTGGTTCATTGCTTGGACATTTACTGATATACTAATAACCGGGTGTTTGGAACTGCTTTCTACATGTACGCATGTCTATGACAAAGCCTTCAGACAGGGAAATTATCCATGTTCCAACAGGATAAAAGGAAAGGTCATGAAGAGTAGCAGGGTATTGGTGTGTTTAGAATATTCCCATCCAAATTTACACTAAAACGAAAACTATTTGCTGTAATACAGCAGCATCTAGAGGTGCGGTTTCCTCTGAGTGTTTGAATGTTAAATTTAGACAAAATCAGGAAGCAGTGCCTTGATATTTCAAGGAAGCAGTGAAAGTAATTTTGTAATATTTCCAACTAAGGTCAGAGAAGTGGAGAAATGTGATGACTGACCTGCTGCATATGTAACCAGGGCcagaaaagcagaatttataaGTCCAGGATAACTTATAAATCAAGGCTTTACCCAGAAATATTGTGCGTGCACATGTGCTGACAGGTCAGTTTTAAAAGGGATTGAAAAGCCAGCTTTGAcacttctctttttattttagaaactgCTTTTGTTCTTCCCCTAAAACCTAAAGAGAAATATAGAGAACAATcctataaattattttttaaattgtgtcaaCTTCTTATGTTCATGATCAGCAGCAGATAGAATGCATCGGATAAAAGAACGTTATTAGGTAACTGGCTTTCACTTGTTGTTCTTTGTTATAATGGTTGCTGAATTTTTTGTAATCAAGAACAGaattaaaaatatttcacaatgttCTTCAAGCACcttaatatttctttttgtgttcatGAGCGTATTTAGTTAATTCTGCAGGAAACCTCTGTTGTCTTTTACCTCCTGTCCACACAGCCGCCCTGCACGCATGATCTACTGGTCTGAATGTGATCTGGCTTCAGGCATGCTGTTAGGCTTCTTATTACACCTCTTTACAGTATAAGTAGTCAGTAGTTTTCCATAGCATTATTGCTCATGGGGTTAGTAAGTTGATGTCTCTCTATTTAAAAGGATGAATTTGATTGACAATGTACTTAAGTTTAGCTTCACGAGATTTACACCAGAGGCAGTGTCAAAGTCAGaggaaaaaacaatcaatccTGTTAGGCTGTCTGTAGGcatgggaatcaccagaggctcCACAATAGGACATTATCATGATACTTATCTCTATTGtttcaaacattacaaaaattatcttgagacactttacagatagagtaggtctggacCACACTAATTTACAACCATTCCAGTAATTTCCACAGTCACCATACAATagtattgtaattttaaacatattaagGTATTCTGTGATttattgcaatttcttttttccaacttcaaattatgtCTTCAAAACTTTGTCAATGTCCGTTcgatctaaaaagatacatttctcctGCTGACCTCAAAGAAACAAAACCTCATCTTGCACTATCTAGTGGACTGAAAACAAACTTTTATCAATCAAGTACCAGAACGTTTAATTCTCATGCAATTTATATAATAGAAGATTAATACTTGGCGTCCGTGGATCGATATAGCATTGCCACGGAATATATGCTATagctgatatactgtatttactaAGCAGtatcaattctttttttcttcttttttttccctcactgtgaCGGATTACATGGCAGCCATTATGGTAGCGAGGCCCTACCTGTTTTTGCCCTTAGATTTACTTTAGATGCTGCCTATCTGTCTGTTTTAGAGTGTTATGTTCGGTTTATTATCACATCACAACCTAGCCATTCTTCCATTCCCCACAGTAATCCTGTAGTTTTCTTGCGTGCACATTTAACATCTAATACTGCGCTGATTTTTAtgttataaatacacacatctatatattattctttattgtttaaaacCGTATAGTTTGTTTCACAAACATTACCGGTGATAAAAAATCATGcaatgaacatgtttttttgtttcctacGTGTCTGTGTAGTTTTAATCATGTGTGTACCGTATATATAATATTCTGTGAGTGTCTAGTTTTGTAGGTAGAGGAATTTTGTCGGTGTTAAGCCTTGACTGTCTACTCACCTGAGCCCCCCCTGCATTGTACCGTGTGTTGGAATGTTCCAATCAGAGGGGCGAGCTGCAGGTGTATATAATCTAGCAGGTTAGTTTAAAGGAAACAGTTTAAGGAAAGAAGGACATAAGTCTGTTGGATGCCCTCAGTGTAGTGACTCTATTTAAGGTCAATTTAGTGAACAGTTTTGGCATCGTATTTCTTTTGACTCCCCAGTCAattaccttttattttcttgGAAGTTTGTCTTCTTCCCATACGTTTTGTTGATTGATGGGTCTCTATTTTGCCTCTGCGGCCTTAATTGCGAGAGAAATAAAAAACCCATCTTTTCATCTCTGACTCATCCTGAGTGTTTTACCCCTACTCAGCAACATCTACCTACAACACCCACCTCTAGTTATTTGCATCGCATTTTGTGCCAGTCCATCTAACAGTCTAAATGTGTCTTCTAGTCTTAAATTTTCTAAAGTTGTCTTGTCTAAGTAAGCAAATTAGCATTTCCCAATATGACCTTGCTAGTTGCTGAAAACCATTACATATTTAGCAGCCAAGgttgcacgatatgaggaaaatatgcaataacgtTGAATATAGCGATATTGCTACTACATGCGATAGAGAACAGATATGAAAATGTACTCAGTTCTATATTTCtactgctttcagtattctgctgaaatacaacactttttcttttgacctaaatcaatcattttcaacattttatattaaacattttgaactaattttgaatcaaatattaaaggcaccactaaaaaaagagTTTCTTTTTATGtcctactgatattttctttcagcttAAACATCGTAATATGTCCCAGCCTTTTGTGATGTGTAaattgcgccagttgatattgcaatgacgattaataagaaaaacaatattttgtgcCACCCTTATAGCAACAGCTAGTGAtgatctttattttctgagctggaattgccattcctttaacctatttctttgaacagagagcgccatctagtgagctcaggAAACAAAGACGCTAGTCCATGAtacttcatttgaccatcactagcAACACCCAACCACAAAGCACCTTGATGTTTTGTCTGACCGAGGTAAGATCCCCCAGGGGTGGGACACTTTATTTCTTGTTGGGTTTTCTCAACACAGAGCAAGGTGAAGAGCTGTGTTTCATCTAATTTACTAATTTTGTAAAACTTCAAAATTAAATATGagactataaataaatacaaaatgacaattaacACTTGATTTTCATTTCTCTTAGGGCTTCTCCTATGGGTCCTTGTGGTTCCCAGCTCATTGATTCACTCCTGTTAAAGACCGCAACACATTCTGAATCAAAATTGAGAATAACTTTAATATTCacagtgtgtactgtgtgtttatgtgcaatCATTACACAGATGAAGATACAGATAAATGTACTTaagtttttttcattacatctGAAACATGACCATGTGACTTCCTCTTttttaggggaaaaaaaagagtttcatGGTTTATATGTAGTTTAGTCCGCCCTGCAGTGCTGACTCTTCAGGAAATATTCTGACACCTTATGAGTGATGGATGAAATCTATATTAATGTTGAATATGATAAGCCTGTTAAACCGAGACCCTCGACAAATCAGACAGGTAAGAATGATCAGTCAGACAGAGAGGCTGACACACTGATCTGTATGTTATCATCTGACTAAATGATCTTCTCTGTGTTTAGGTCCCAGGAGCTCCGGGAGGGGATTTCATGGAGCTGTTCTGTGTCTGGGGCTGCTGAGTGTTTTCCTGCTGGCTGGGATCATCGGCCTCAGTGTCCACTGTAAGTCTTAATCCCATTCAGaagttaaaatgtataatattgtTAATAAGTGGTTAATAAAGCATCACTTAACATTAATTTGACTCCATTTGGTGATCTACAAAAGAGATTACTTATTTGTGCACTGACAAAAGCTATACTAAATTATGTTTATAAATGCTTTACAAAGTCTTTTAGTATATAACAACCTACTATAACTACTCATCCCTACTAACATAATTTCCAGCTTTATACTAGCCATCCTATTATAGTAACATTTAAAGTAATTATTTACAAATAATTTGGTTATCATCAACAAAAAACTTTCTAtaatgttatgtgtgtgtaaaaaaactgcatctgttaaaaaacataattcataGCACTAGTAATAATTATCATCAGTAGCACCATTCTACTCTAAAAGATGTCAATGCTTTACCTGGACAGGTGTGTTACTTCTTTTCATCCAGGATCTTGTTTTGATCTGTGATAGTTACTGTCCTTTTTCTCATTAATGTTTTGTTCCAGTTTCGTTTTCATTTAGGCAATCATACACAGgaaatagtatatatatataaaacccaAAAAGcctaatcagaaaaaaaaaaagttatttgcttttatttaacagAAGGATCACACAAGCATGTAACAAGCAGGAAATGTAGTCTTGTGAAATACATTAGAAATGATATGAATTCAGAaggtgttttgtgtttctaaGAAATGTCTCTTGGTAATTTCAGACCATGAGACATTACGTGGATCAGCTGCAGAGCTCTCCACTATCAAGACCAACCTGACTGAGTGTCTCCAGGCCAGTGAGAACAAGTCTTCTTCCCTcactgaagagagagagcggCTGAACTCCAGGCTCACTGAAATGGCTGAAGACTTGGACAGGCTTCAAAAGAGTGAGTTCTTGCATCTGGTATTTAGATTTACttgctttaacatttttaccCAGTCCCCCTGCATTGTAATAAGCTGTTTTTAGTATATGCTTGTATGATTTATTAACCACGTATTGtccaaaatgaaacatttacaaaTCAAACTTaataactaaacaaaaacaatatgattATTGACCCCTGGCAAATGGTGGCCTCTTTCCCTGTGTGTTGCTAGATGCACAGATGGCAAATTCTACTGTTTATTACTGAATGCCGAATTTCCAAACTGCTGACTCAGCTGTTATTCTCTCTCGCCTTTGCTTGTTTCACAAGAGTCCCACTGCATACGATGATCACTAGTAGATGAGGTCAGGGGCAGACTGACAATCTGTGCGTTTGAGAAAAGTCCAAAATGGCACAAAAGAAGTCTGTTAAAGCGATATTGACAGCCAACAGAAGGGGGGTGCTGATACGATCACTTATAATCtacgtaaaaaaataaaataaaacggaGTACAGACAGCAGTTATATTCTAccgaagaggattagggccactggtgaaaacaTTATCAGAGTTCTTACTTTTTTCTTAGAGTTCTGAATAAtgtcagaactcacatacatttttgaccagtggccctaatcctcttccgtaatTTTCACATCAGCAAGAAGTACTGGTAATTGTCAGGAACAGGACACTAATTAGATAAATAGGCTGCCTCATCCCTTTCTTAGGGAAATACATAGTCAGCTATGAACCCCGGTGTGCATCATGTTAACGAAAATGATGAGTGAAAATGacttaataattatttttgttgaaactaACGCGTTAGAAGTGAATCGCGGGCATAATGCGATTTCTCTTTGTTATTTGTAGTGAGGTTGTAGTGAGCTCAACTTGACATGCGTGTTGTTAATCTGTGTGTGGTGCATCTTGTTTGCATCTGACAGAGAAAACGTGTCCAGCTGAATGGAGGATGTTCGGTTCTTCCTGTTATCTCCTCTCTGCTGAGTCTGGTTCCTGGGAGAAAGGCAGACAAGACTGCAGAGACCGAGGAGCAGATCTGGTGGTGATAGAAAGCTCTGAAGAGCAGGTACAGTCCATGATAGTAATTTCTTCTAGGTTATATTTAATTATGATGATTAGATTAAAGCATGTATTCTGCACATATGTTGTGGTTAAAACTAGAATAAAATGTGGATTTCTTCAACAGATGTTTCTCTCTGAgttcatacaaaaaaatacttggTGTTGGATTGGTTTGACTGACAGAGATGAGGAGGGGACCTGGAAATGGGTAGATGGAACTCCACTGACTCTGAAGTAAGACTTAACTGTAGTTGTATATATTTTGAGTactattatttaattacataaacCCAGCACactacagctgtaacgttagtcagagatggcaaaagtactcactttccgtacttaagtagaagtacagatacttgtgttaaaaaatactccggtaaaagtggaagtaatgattaaacttctttactcaagtaaaagtaacaaagtacaggcttggaaatttacttaaagtataaaagtaaaagtagccttgtaaattttttatgcaaatctaCCTGGAGCactcaaatgttactagagagcacgctgagaaacttcagtggacatggaggacacgtctttatatggcaaaggctacattttaaatggatgtctgccaataggcctaaaacataacatatatgattataatgacagaaactgggactctaggttaataagattctgacttatcagcaagatatgaattcagttgtgattgtgtgagaagtcacagatccagtttttatttttaatctttccccctaacatgtaaatgaatctacatgtttgtgtgtgctcaaatatggcttctggaaataaaataaaggattaaaatatgaatgactaaacagacattaatgaagaagttccccagcacattggccaggagtccttcttgatgccttctgtcccaaacatctctctcagataaggctgagaatgatgggaatgtcttgctgttttcttcattttcaactatgtcgccctccatactactatgtgctaacgttagcgccctccatactatgtgctaacgttagtgccatcaagccgcaatgatttgctgtgaattaatgcaaaatgctaaatctgttgagttgtcttagtcgtgcgtcaaatacagtagatgtattcccatccatttagactgaatatggtattgatgaatttaacaataataaaggataactccagtgaaattatgtgaaagttgagaactagattaggactggattaaacctgattctggtttccaacttcaccccaggtgtgtctgttaaaacagacggagacaacttctgtctagctaagtttccatcaacttgtcaattgaattacagtaacTGAAGTTTGgtcccaaaaaaaaactcatgcgaataaagctagtgaaagtgttgatgcttcattaagaccaacgagcaacctagctaacaggtgaagaacacaccaaaaccactagctaacttactttaaatgtgaagaactatagaccaaaaacaggcttaagtgaactgacaacataagttatacgacttacagttgtcaaagaggcagacacacaatctcagctggttatcctccggacagcttgtctccttttcatttctctcacttttttctccgtgtggcgcatgcacccgctcgcggtgtgaggcgcgtgtccgcgctattttccgacataacaacctcttgtacaaaacgaaagtaacgagccaattttgtaaaatgtaaggagtagaaagtaccgatattggggttaaaatgtaaggagtagaagtaaaaagtcgccacaaaaataaatagtaaagtaaagtaaaaatatcagaaaaatctacttgagtacagtaacgaagtatttgtacttcgttacttcccatctctgacgTTAGTACAGCtataaaagcagcaaacaaacgaaCAGGATTAacgcatatactgtatattccaacagttgcgtgaccagagacgtaacaaaccACAGGTAAATACTGGAGATGTACAGTACAGGTCAaacgtttggacacaccttctcattcaatgcgttttctttattttcattactatttacattgtagattatcaatGAAGACATCAAAACTACGAATTAACACaagtggaatta is a window of Etheostoma cragini isolate CJK2018 chromosome 11, CSU_Ecrag_1.0, whole genome shotgun sequence DNA encoding:
- the LOC117953197 gene encoding CD209 antigen-like protein E gives rise to the protein MDEIYINVEYDKPVKPRPSTNQTGPRSSGRGFHGAVLCLGLLSVFLLAGIIGLSVHYHETLRGSAAELSTIKTNLTECLQASENKSSSLTEERERLNSRLTEMAEDLDRLQKKKTCPAEWRMFGSSCYLLSAESGSWEKGRQDCRDRGADLVVIESSEEQMFLSEFIQKNTWCWIGLTDRDEEGTWKWVDGTPLTLKNWRRAQPDNGGGHSQFAEEDCAHVGPTTTEWNDLSCESQMYWMCEKKA